Proteins from one Chroococcidiopsis sp. CCMEE 29 genomic window:
- a CDS encoding bile acid:sodium symporter family protein has translation MQANFFTAVLLPIGLAIVMLGMGLTLLPEDFKRVTRYPKAVAIGLISQLLFLPIVGFLVVLLVPMQPEIAVGLMVLALCPGGPSSNMITYLAKGDVALSVTLTALSSTITVFTIPIFTNLSLQYFAGQNAAIALPIGQTMLQIFAIALVPIGLGMLIRQQFPDLARRLEKTANRLAIAFLALIILAIIIREWNRIPSFIAQVGIGVVLLNTISMAIGFWFGKLFNLKFAQRICIAIEVGIQNATLAIAITAGLLNNPDMAVPAAVYSLVAYATAILAIFYGRRSVQRIYQ, from the coding sequence ATGCAAGCCAACTTTTTTACTGCCGTCCTTTTACCGATAGGTCTAGCGATCGTGATGCTAGGCATGGGACTAACCCTTCTGCCAGAAGACTTTAAACGAGTGACCCGCTATCCCAAAGCTGTCGCCATTGGTCTGATCAGTCAATTGCTCTTTCTCCCTATCGTTGGCTTTCTTGTTGTTTTGCTCGTGCCCATGCAACCAGAAATTGCAGTGGGGTTAATGGTACTGGCTCTCTGTCCAGGCGGACCCTCTTCAAACATGATTACTTATTTAGCGAAAGGAGATGTCGCCCTTTCTGTTACTCTAACGGCTTTGAGTAGCACCATTACCGTATTCACGATTCCCATATTTACAAATCTGTCACTGCAATATTTTGCCGGACAAAATGCTGCGATCGCGTTACCAATCGGGCAAACCATGCTGCAAATTTTCGCAATCGCTCTAGTGCCAATTGGTTTGGGAATGTTAATCCGGCAACAGTTTCCCGACTTAGCCCGCCGACTAGAGAAGACCGCGAACCGTCTTGCCATTGCCTTCCTCGCTTTAATTATCCTGGCAATCATCATTCGTGAGTGGAATCGCATACCCAGCTTTATCGCTCAAGTAGGGATTGGGGTAGTACTGCTCAATACGATCTCAATGGCGATCGGATTTTGGTTTGGTAAGCTGTTTAACCTGAAATTTGCTCAACGGATCTGTATTGCAATCGAGGTGGGAATTCAAAATGCTACGCTAGCGATCGCAATTACTGCCGGACTGTTAAATAATCCCGATATGGCTGTTCCTGCTGCCGTTTACAGCTTAGTTGCGTACGCCACAGCCATTCTTGCCATTTTCTACGGCAGAAGATCTGTCCAGAGGATTTATCAGTGA